Proteins encoded in a region of the Pelmatolapia mariae isolate MD_Pm_ZW linkage group LG16_19, Pm_UMD_F_2, whole genome shotgun sequence genome:
- the manba gene encoding beta-mannosidase isoform X1, translating to MLLHVRLSGWACWCLFSGVFSVFSLQQRLTVSLNGKWRLSNSNGSLLLPAQVPGCVHSALQQQGYITDPYFRFNDVSYRWIALDNWTYTTTFTLSAELSVKQKVLLVFDGVDTVGSISLNGIAVGKTYNMFCRYDFSVKDLLKDGENVLQVGLLSPILYASEQRKAHTSYVVPPECPPDVQKGECHVNFIRKEQSSFSWDWGPSFPTMGLWKGVRLEAFDILQLIQVSSVPLYNDAFSQWRVQVELLIDAVQTARGQLTLSIPELDSEQTFQTHFNPGKTKSNFTILINTASQVKLWWPNGHGEQPFYRLTIRGFQDEFLIFSTESKVYFRTVELIQEPVVGSPGLSFYFRINGKPIFLKGSNWIPVHSFQDQVTPDVLKNLLQSAVDANMNALRVWGGGVYEQDLFYEICDELGIMVWQDFMFACAMYPTETDFIQTVREEVVQQVQRLKSHPSIIIWSGNNENEAALATDWFDIPASQRPKYIRDYVMLYVDNIKKVVQEEDPSRLFLVSSPTNGAESEQEGWVAENPYDPHYGDVHFYSYILDCWDWRTFPRTRFASEYGFQSWPSFSTLQPVSIKEDWSYGSNFTSHRQHHEDGNQQMILQAALHFHLPNATDPLKRFTDTLYITQVMQAQCVKTQTEFYRRSRSEIIEGEGHTMGALYWQLNDIWQAPSWSSIEFGGKWKMLHYFAQSFFAAVLPVAFEEDDTLFIYAISDLSRDLKLRAVVNVFSWTELDPVCTLNSSMLLVPGGSAVAVFKQPVATLLAGCGNCTRLTCLLTFQLEDDSSQQGPTNHHFLCSPKDAQGLRRPNITVFGAATGGSWADPALVGGCVLPVLSFNTKEEELAMRVASGEEHSVRQQRTSLRGSVKTSAFEEQEDMSESSTSTWRCCLISWQTSLRRAAQTDVLFI from the exons ATGCTACTGCATGTGCGCCTCTCTGGCTGGGCCTGCTGGTGTTTGTTTTCCGGTGTTTTCTCGgtattttctctgcagcagcGTCTCACTGTGAGCCTGAACGGCAAATGGAGGCTGTCAAACTCCAACGGTTCATTGTTACTGCCTGCACAGGTCCCAGGCTGTGTCCACTcagctctgcagcagcagggatACATCACG GACCCGTATTTCAGGTTTAACGATGTCTCTTATCGATGGATTGCGCTCGACAACTGGACATACACAACCACATTTACATTGTCTGCTGAGCTGAG TGTCAAGCAGAAGGTGCTTCTTGTGTTTGATGGCGTGGACACCGTTGGGTCGATTTCACTCAATGGGATTGCTGTTGGAAAGACCTACAACATGTTTTGTCGATAT GACTTTTCTGTGAAAGACCTGCTGAAAGACGGCGAAAATGTTCTGCAAGTTGGTTTGCTGTCACCGATTCTCTACGCGTCTGAGCAGAGGAAAGCTCATACGTCTTACGTAGTTCCTCCTGAATGTCCTCCAGATGTCCAGAAAGGGGAATGCCATGTCAATTTTATCAGAAAA GAGCAGAGCTCTTTCAGTTGGGACTGGGGACCTTCGTTCCCCACGATGGGACTGTGGAAAGGCGTTCGACTCGAGGCTTTTGATATTCTGCAGCTCATCCAGGTTTCCTCTGTCCCTCTCTACA ATGATGCCTTCTCCCAGTGGAGGGTGCAGGTTGAGCTTCTTATAGATGCAGTTCAGACAGCACGTGGCCAGCTCACACTCTCCATACCTGAACTGGATTCAGAGCAAACCTTCCAGACACACTTTAACCCTGGAAAGACCAAGAGCAACTTCACCATACTCATCAACACG gCCAGTCAGGTGAAACTATGGTGGCCAAATGGACATGGAGAACAACCGTTTTACCGTCTCACTATCAGAGGATTTCAGGAtgagtttttaattttcagCACAGAGTCTAAG GTGTATTTTCGCACCGTGGAGCTCATCCAGGAGCCAGTTGTTGGATCCCCGGGCTTGAGCTTTTATTTCCGTATCAACGGGAAACCAATTTTCCTCAAAGGCTCCAACTGGATCCCAGTCCACTCCTTCCAGGACCAGGTCACCCCTGATGT CTTAAAGAACTTGTTGCAATCAGCAGTAGATGCTAACATGAATGCCCTCAGGGTCTGGGGAGGAGGAGTGTATGAACAGGATCTCTTTTATGAAATTTGTGATGAATTGGGGATCATG GTTTGGCAGGACTTCATGTTCGCTTGTGCAATGTATCCCACTGAGACCGACTTTATACAGACAGTAAGAGAAGAGGTCGTCCAGCAG GTTCAGCGCCTGAAGTCCCACCCCTCTATAATAATTTGGAGCGGTAACAATGAAAACGAAGCTGCTCTGGCAACAGATTGGTTCGACATCCCAGCTTCTCAAAGGCCGAAATACATCAGAGACTATGTGATGCTTTATGTAGATAACATAAAGAAGGTTGTGCAAGAG GAGGACCCGAGTCGCCTGTTTCTCGTCTCCAGTCCAACGAACGGGGCTGAATCGGAGCAGGAGGGATGGGTGGCGGAGAATCCCTACGATCCTCACTACGGAGACGTTCACTTCTACAGCTACATCCTCGACTGCTGGGACTGGAGGACCTTCCCACGGACGCGTTTTGCCTCTGAATATGGTTTCCAGTCCTGGCCGTCATTTTCCACTTTGCAGCCG GTTTCCATTAAAGAAGACTGGAGCTACGGCAGTAATTTCACTTCCCATCGTCAACACCATGAAGATGGAAACCAGCAGATGATCCTGCAGGCTGCTCTACACTTCCACCTGCCAAACGCCACTGATCCCCTGAAAAGATTTACAGATACTCTCTACATCACTCAG GTCATGCAGGCCCAGTGTGTGAAGACTCAGACGGAGTTTTATCGGAGGAGTCGGAGTGAAATTATAGAGGGCGAAGGTCACACCATGGGTGCGCTGTACTGGCAGCTCAATGATATTTGGCAGGCGCCTTCCTGGTCGTCGATTG AGTTTGGTGGAAAGTGGAAAATGCTGCATTATTTTGCACAGAGCTTCTTTGCAGCCGTCCTTCCTGTTGCTTTTGAGGAAGATGACACACTGTTCATCTACGCCATTTCAGACCTGAGCCGTGACCTGAAGCTGAGGGCTGTG GTGAATGTGTTCTCCTGGACTGAGCTGGATCCAGTCTGCACGCTAAACTCAAGCATGCTGCTCGTGCCCGGAGGTAGTGCTGTGGCTGTCTTCAAACAGCCCGTCGCCACCCTGCTGGCAGGATGCGGAAACTGTACCCGTCTTACCTGCCTGCTCACCTTCCAACTGGAGGACGACAGCAGCCAGCAGGGTCCCACTAACCACCACTTTCTCTGCTCGCCCAAAGATGCTCAAGGACTCCGCAGACCCAACATTACG GTCTTTGGAGCAGCCACCGGCGGCTCGTGGGCAGACCCAGCTTTGGTGGGAGGATGCGTGCTTCCAGTGCTAAGTTTTAATACCAAAGAAGAAGAGTTGGCCATGAGGGTGGCTTCTGGAGAGGAGCACAGTGTCAGACAGCAGCGCACATCCTTAAGGGGTTCGGTTAAGACATCGGCTTTTGAAGAGCAGGAGGACATGTCGGAGTCCTCGACTTCGACCTGGAGGTGCTGTTTGATATCGTGGCAGACTTCCCTCCGTCGTGCAGCGCAGAcggatgttttatttatttag
- the manba gene encoding beta-mannosidase isoform X3, producing the protein MLLHVRLSGWACWCLFSGVFSVFSLQQRLTVSLNGKWRLSNSNGSLLLPAQVPGCVHSALQQQGYITDPYFRFNDVSYRWIALDNWTYTTTFTLSAELSVKQKVLLVFDGVDTVGSISLNGIAVGKTYNMFCRYDFSVKDLLKDGENVLQVGLLSPILYASEQRKAHTSYVVPPECPPDVQKGECHVNFIRKEQSSFSWDWGPSFPTMGLWKGVRLEAFDILQLIQVSSVPLYNDAFSQWRVQVELLIDAVQTARGQLTLSIPELDSEQTFQTHFNPGKTKSNFTILINTASQVKLWWPNGHGEQPFYRLTIRGFQDEFLIFSTESKVYFRTVELIQEPVVGSPGLSFYFRINGKPIFLKGSNWIPVHSFQDQVTPDVLKNLLQSAVDANMNALRVWGGGVYEQDLFYEICDELGIMVWQDFMFACAMYPTETDFIQTVREEVVQQVQRLKSHPSIIIWSGNNENEAALATDWFDIPASQRPKYIRDYVMLYVDNIKKVVQEEDPSRLFLVSSPTNGAESEQEGWVAENPYDPHYGDVHFYSYILDCWDWRTFPRTRFASEYGFQSWPSFSTLQPVSIKEDWSYGSNFTSHRQHHEDGNQQMILQAALHFHLPNATDPLKRFTDTLYITQVMQAQCVKTQTEFYRRSRSEIIEGEGHTMGALYWQLNDIWQAPSWSSIEFGGKWKMLHYFAQSFFAAVLPVAFEEDDTLFIYAISDLSRDLKLRAVVNVFSWTELDPVCTLNSSMLLVPGGSAVAVFKQPVATLLAGCGNCTRLTCLLTFQLEDDSSQQGPTNHHFLCSPKDAQGLRRPNITAKVEKNKTCFSVTLHSDSVAPFVWLDVGNIPGRFSSNGFLMVSRNRTVDFNAWRPTSVAELTASLTITSLRDIY; encoded by the exons ATGCTACTGCATGTGCGCCTCTCTGGCTGGGCCTGCTGGTGTTTGTTTTCCGGTGTTTTCTCGgtattttctctgcagcagcGTCTCACTGTGAGCCTGAACGGCAAATGGAGGCTGTCAAACTCCAACGGTTCATTGTTACTGCCTGCACAGGTCCCAGGCTGTGTCCACTcagctctgcagcagcagggatACATCACG GACCCGTATTTCAGGTTTAACGATGTCTCTTATCGATGGATTGCGCTCGACAACTGGACATACACAACCACATTTACATTGTCTGCTGAGCTGAG TGTCAAGCAGAAGGTGCTTCTTGTGTTTGATGGCGTGGACACCGTTGGGTCGATTTCACTCAATGGGATTGCTGTTGGAAAGACCTACAACATGTTTTGTCGATAT GACTTTTCTGTGAAAGACCTGCTGAAAGACGGCGAAAATGTTCTGCAAGTTGGTTTGCTGTCACCGATTCTCTACGCGTCTGAGCAGAGGAAAGCTCATACGTCTTACGTAGTTCCTCCTGAATGTCCTCCAGATGTCCAGAAAGGGGAATGCCATGTCAATTTTATCAGAAAA GAGCAGAGCTCTTTCAGTTGGGACTGGGGACCTTCGTTCCCCACGATGGGACTGTGGAAAGGCGTTCGACTCGAGGCTTTTGATATTCTGCAGCTCATCCAGGTTTCCTCTGTCCCTCTCTACA ATGATGCCTTCTCCCAGTGGAGGGTGCAGGTTGAGCTTCTTATAGATGCAGTTCAGACAGCACGTGGCCAGCTCACACTCTCCATACCTGAACTGGATTCAGAGCAAACCTTCCAGACACACTTTAACCCTGGAAAGACCAAGAGCAACTTCACCATACTCATCAACACG gCCAGTCAGGTGAAACTATGGTGGCCAAATGGACATGGAGAACAACCGTTTTACCGTCTCACTATCAGAGGATTTCAGGAtgagtttttaattttcagCACAGAGTCTAAG GTGTATTTTCGCACCGTGGAGCTCATCCAGGAGCCAGTTGTTGGATCCCCGGGCTTGAGCTTTTATTTCCGTATCAACGGGAAACCAATTTTCCTCAAAGGCTCCAACTGGATCCCAGTCCACTCCTTCCAGGACCAGGTCACCCCTGATGT CTTAAAGAACTTGTTGCAATCAGCAGTAGATGCTAACATGAATGCCCTCAGGGTCTGGGGAGGAGGAGTGTATGAACAGGATCTCTTTTATGAAATTTGTGATGAATTGGGGATCATG GTTTGGCAGGACTTCATGTTCGCTTGTGCAATGTATCCCACTGAGACCGACTTTATACAGACAGTAAGAGAAGAGGTCGTCCAGCAG GTTCAGCGCCTGAAGTCCCACCCCTCTATAATAATTTGGAGCGGTAACAATGAAAACGAAGCTGCTCTGGCAACAGATTGGTTCGACATCCCAGCTTCTCAAAGGCCGAAATACATCAGAGACTATGTGATGCTTTATGTAGATAACATAAAGAAGGTTGTGCAAGAG GAGGACCCGAGTCGCCTGTTTCTCGTCTCCAGTCCAACGAACGGGGCTGAATCGGAGCAGGAGGGATGGGTGGCGGAGAATCCCTACGATCCTCACTACGGAGACGTTCACTTCTACAGCTACATCCTCGACTGCTGGGACTGGAGGACCTTCCCACGGACGCGTTTTGCCTCTGAATATGGTTTCCAGTCCTGGCCGTCATTTTCCACTTTGCAGCCG GTTTCCATTAAAGAAGACTGGAGCTACGGCAGTAATTTCACTTCCCATCGTCAACACCATGAAGATGGAAACCAGCAGATGATCCTGCAGGCTGCTCTACACTTCCACCTGCCAAACGCCACTGATCCCCTGAAAAGATTTACAGATACTCTCTACATCACTCAG GTCATGCAGGCCCAGTGTGTGAAGACTCAGACGGAGTTTTATCGGAGGAGTCGGAGTGAAATTATAGAGGGCGAAGGTCACACCATGGGTGCGCTGTACTGGCAGCTCAATGATATTTGGCAGGCGCCTTCCTGGTCGTCGATTG AGTTTGGTGGAAAGTGGAAAATGCTGCATTATTTTGCACAGAGCTTCTTTGCAGCCGTCCTTCCTGTTGCTTTTGAGGAAGATGACACACTGTTCATCTACGCCATTTCAGACCTGAGCCGTGACCTGAAGCTGAGGGCTGTG GTGAATGTGTTCTCCTGGACTGAGCTGGATCCAGTCTGCACGCTAAACTCAAGCATGCTGCTCGTGCCCGGAGGTAGTGCTGTGGCTGTCTTCAAACAGCCCGTCGCCACCCTGCTGGCAGGATGCGGAAACTGTACCCGTCTTACCTGCCTGCTCACCTTCCAACTGGAGGACGACAGCAGCCAGCAGGGTCCCACTAACCACCACTTTCTCTGCTCGCCCAAAGATGCTCAAGGACTCCGCAGACCCAACATTACG GCGAAGgtggaaaaaaataagacaTGCTTCTCAGTGACCCTCCACTCTGACTCCGTGGCTCCTTTTGTCTGGCTCGACGTGGGAAACATCCCTGGACGTTTCAGCTCCAACGGCTTCCTGATGGTTTCCAGAAACAGGACAGTTGACTTTAACGCGTGGCGTCCTACCAGCGTCGCAGAACTTACTGCGTCCCTTACAATCACATCTTTAAGAGACATTTACTGA
- the manba gene encoding beta-mannosidase isoform X2, with protein sequence MLLHVRLSGWACWCLFSGVFSVFSLQQRLTVSLNGKWRLSNSNGSLLLPAQVPGCVHSALQQQGYITDPYFRFNDVSYRWIALDNWTYTTTFTLSAELSVKQKVLLVFDGVDTVGSISLNGIAVGKTYNMFCRYDFSVKDLLKDGENVLQVGLLSPILYASEQRKAHTSYVVPPECPPDVQKGECHVNFIRKEQSSFSWDWGPSFPTMGLWKGVRLEAFDILQLIQVSSVPLYNDAFSQWRVQVELLIDAVQTARGQLTLSIPELDSEQTFQTHFNPGKTKSNFTILINTASQVKLWWPNGHGEQPFYRLTIRGFQDEFLIFSTESKVYFRTVELIQEPVVGSPGLSFYFRINGKPIFLKGSNWIPVHSFQDQVTPDVLKNLLQSAVDANMNALRVWGGGVYEQDLFYEICDELGIMVWQDFMFACAMYPTETDFIQTVREEVVQQVQRLKSHPSIIIWSGNNENEAALATDWFDIPASQRPKYIRDYVMLYVDNIKKVVQEEDPSRLFLVSSPTNGAESEQEGWVAENPYDPHYGDVHFYSYILDCWDWRTFPRTRFASEYGFQSWPSFSTLQPVSIKEDWSYGSNFTSHRQHHEDGNQQMILQAALHFHLPNATDPLKRFTDTLYITQVMQAQCVKTQTEFYRRSRSEIIEGEGHTMGALYWQLNDIWQAPSWSSIEFGGKWKMLHYFAQSFFAAVLPVAFEEDDTLFIYAISDLSRDLKLRAVVNVFSWTELDPVCTLNSSMLLVPGGSAVAVFKQPVATLLAGCGNCTRLTCLLTFQLEDDSSQQGPTNHHFLCSPKDAQGLRRPNITSSHLRYLHTVPGACTSMMVPRHSLSSWGHLRCVQPPGETFHAGAFLSCGYFSPVRMSLLYILAYSLMSSMYRQSPLTGDSLSRQVW encoded by the exons ATGCTACTGCATGTGCGCCTCTCTGGCTGGGCCTGCTGGTGTTTGTTTTCCGGTGTTTTCTCGgtattttctctgcagcagcGTCTCACTGTGAGCCTGAACGGCAAATGGAGGCTGTCAAACTCCAACGGTTCATTGTTACTGCCTGCACAGGTCCCAGGCTGTGTCCACTcagctctgcagcagcagggatACATCACG GACCCGTATTTCAGGTTTAACGATGTCTCTTATCGATGGATTGCGCTCGACAACTGGACATACACAACCACATTTACATTGTCTGCTGAGCTGAG TGTCAAGCAGAAGGTGCTTCTTGTGTTTGATGGCGTGGACACCGTTGGGTCGATTTCACTCAATGGGATTGCTGTTGGAAAGACCTACAACATGTTTTGTCGATAT GACTTTTCTGTGAAAGACCTGCTGAAAGACGGCGAAAATGTTCTGCAAGTTGGTTTGCTGTCACCGATTCTCTACGCGTCTGAGCAGAGGAAAGCTCATACGTCTTACGTAGTTCCTCCTGAATGTCCTCCAGATGTCCAGAAAGGGGAATGCCATGTCAATTTTATCAGAAAA GAGCAGAGCTCTTTCAGTTGGGACTGGGGACCTTCGTTCCCCACGATGGGACTGTGGAAAGGCGTTCGACTCGAGGCTTTTGATATTCTGCAGCTCATCCAGGTTTCCTCTGTCCCTCTCTACA ATGATGCCTTCTCCCAGTGGAGGGTGCAGGTTGAGCTTCTTATAGATGCAGTTCAGACAGCACGTGGCCAGCTCACACTCTCCATACCTGAACTGGATTCAGAGCAAACCTTCCAGACACACTTTAACCCTGGAAAGACCAAGAGCAACTTCACCATACTCATCAACACG gCCAGTCAGGTGAAACTATGGTGGCCAAATGGACATGGAGAACAACCGTTTTACCGTCTCACTATCAGAGGATTTCAGGAtgagtttttaattttcagCACAGAGTCTAAG GTGTATTTTCGCACCGTGGAGCTCATCCAGGAGCCAGTTGTTGGATCCCCGGGCTTGAGCTTTTATTTCCGTATCAACGGGAAACCAATTTTCCTCAAAGGCTCCAACTGGATCCCAGTCCACTCCTTCCAGGACCAGGTCACCCCTGATGT CTTAAAGAACTTGTTGCAATCAGCAGTAGATGCTAACATGAATGCCCTCAGGGTCTGGGGAGGAGGAGTGTATGAACAGGATCTCTTTTATGAAATTTGTGATGAATTGGGGATCATG GTTTGGCAGGACTTCATGTTCGCTTGTGCAATGTATCCCACTGAGACCGACTTTATACAGACAGTAAGAGAAGAGGTCGTCCAGCAG GTTCAGCGCCTGAAGTCCCACCCCTCTATAATAATTTGGAGCGGTAACAATGAAAACGAAGCTGCTCTGGCAACAGATTGGTTCGACATCCCAGCTTCTCAAAGGCCGAAATACATCAGAGACTATGTGATGCTTTATGTAGATAACATAAAGAAGGTTGTGCAAGAG GAGGACCCGAGTCGCCTGTTTCTCGTCTCCAGTCCAACGAACGGGGCTGAATCGGAGCAGGAGGGATGGGTGGCGGAGAATCCCTACGATCCTCACTACGGAGACGTTCACTTCTACAGCTACATCCTCGACTGCTGGGACTGGAGGACCTTCCCACGGACGCGTTTTGCCTCTGAATATGGTTTCCAGTCCTGGCCGTCATTTTCCACTTTGCAGCCG GTTTCCATTAAAGAAGACTGGAGCTACGGCAGTAATTTCACTTCCCATCGTCAACACCATGAAGATGGAAACCAGCAGATGATCCTGCAGGCTGCTCTACACTTCCACCTGCCAAACGCCACTGATCCCCTGAAAAGATTTACAGATACTCTCTACATCACTCAG GTCATGCAGGCCCAGTGTGTGAAGACTCAGACGGAGTTTTATCGGAGGAGTCGGAGTGAAATTATAGAGGGCGAAGGTCACACCATGGGTGCGCTGTACTGGCAGCTCAATGATATTTGGCAGGCGCCTTCCTGGTCGTCGATTG AGTTTGGTGGAAAGTGGAAAATGCTGCATTATTTTGCACAGAGCTTCTTTGCAGCCGTCCTTCCTGTTGCTTTTGAGGAAGATGACACACTGTTCATCTACGCCATTTCAGACCTGAGCCGTGACCTGAAGCTGAGGGCTGTG GTGAATGTGTTCTCCTGGACTGAGCTGGATCCAGTCTGCACGCTAAACTCAAGCATGCTGCTCGTGCCCGGAGGTAGTGCTGTGGCTGTCTTCAAACAGCCCGTCGCCACCCTGCTGGCAGGATGCGGAAACTGTACCCGTCTTACCTGCCTGCTCACCTTCCAACTGGAGGACGACAGCAGCCAGCAGGGTCCCACTAACCACCACTTTCTCTGCTCGCCCAAAGATGCTCAAGGACTCCGCAGACCCAACATTACG tccagccacctccgctatctgcaTACCGTGCCAGGGGCCTGtacttccatgatggttcctcgccatTCACTGagcagttggggccatcttcgttgCGTACAGCCCCCGGGTGAAACCTTCCAtgcaggagctttcttgtcttgtgGCTACTTTTCTCCAGTCCGAATGTCGTTACTGTATATtctggcatacagcttgatgtcatccatgtacaggcaATCCCCTCTCACTGGGGATTCCCTCTCGAGGCAGGTTTGGTAG
- the manba gene encoding beta-mannosidase isoform X4 — MLLHVRLSGWACWCLFSGVFSVFSLQQRLTVSLNGKWRLSNSNGSLLLPAQVPGCVHSALQQQGYITDPYFRFNDVSYRWIALDNWTYTTTFTLSAELSVKQKVLLVFDGVDTVGSISLNGIAVGKTYNMFCRYDFSVKDLLKDGENVLQVGLLSPILYASEQRKAHTSYVVPPECPPDVQKGECHVNFIRKEQSSFSWDWGPSFPTMGLWKGVRLEAFDILQLIQVSSVPLYNDAFSQWRVQVELLIDAVQTARGQLTLSIPELDSEQTFQTHFNPGKTKSNFTILINTASQVKLWWPNGHGEQPFYRLTIRGFQDEFLIFSTESKVYFRTVELIQEPVVGSPGLSFYFRINGKPIFLKGSNWIPVHSFQDQVTPDVLKNLLQSAVDANMNALRVWGGGVYEQDLFYEICDELGIMVWQDFMFACAMYPTETDFIQTVREEVVQQVQRLKSHPSIIIWSGNNENEAALATDWFDIPASQRPKYIRDYVMLYVDNIKKVVQEEDPSRLFLVSSPTNGAESEQEGWVAENPYDPHYGDVHFYSYILDCWDWRTFPRTRFASEYGFQSWPSFSTLQPVSIKEDWSYGSNFTSHRQHHEDGNQQMILQAALHFHLPNATDPLKRFTDTLYITQVMQAQCVKTQTEFYRRSRSEIIEGEGHTMGALYWQLNDIWQAPSWSSIEFGGKWKMLHYFAQSFFAAVLPVAFEEDDTLFIYAISDLSRDLKLRAVVNVFSWTELDPVCTLNSSMLLVPGGSAVAVFKQPVATLLAGCGNCTRLTCLLTFQLEDDSSQQGPTNHHFLCSPKDAQGLRRPNITIIYKEKKKVNTIPRSPLEPPFTFTSSQALGISRVLPPGS; from the exons ATGCTACTGCATGTGCGCCTCTCTGGCTGGGCCTGCTGGTGTTTGTTTTCCGGTGTTTTCTCGgtattttctctgcagcagcGTCTCACTGTGAGCCTGAACGGCAAATGGAGGCTGTCAAACTCCAACGGTTCATTGTTACTGCCTGCACAGGTCCCAGGCTGTGTCCACTcagctctgcagcagcagggatACATCACG GACCCGTATTTCAGGTTTAACGATGTCTCTTATCGATGGATTGCGCTCGACAACTGGACATACACAACCACATTTACATTGTCTGCTGAGCTGAG TGTCAAGCAGAAGGTGCTTCTTGTGTTTGATGGCGTGGACACCGTTGGGTCGATTTCACTCAATGGGATTGCTGTTGGAAAGACCTACAACATGTTTTGTCGATAT GACTTTTCTGTGAAAGACCTGCTGAAAGACGGCGAAAATGTTCTGCAAGTTGGTTTGCTGTCACCGATTCTCTACGCGTCTGAGCAGAGGAAAGCTCATACGTCTTACGTAGTTCCTCCTGAATGTCCTCCAGATGTCCAGAAAGGGGAATGCCATGTCAATTTTATCAGAAAA GAGCAGAGCTCTTTCAGTTGGGACTGGGGACCTTCGTTCCCCACGATGGGACTGTGGAAAGGCGTTCGACTCGAGGCTTTTGATATTCTGCAGCTCATCCAGGTTTCCTCTGTCCCTCTCTACA ATGATGCCTTCTCCCAGTGGAGGGTGCAGGTTGAGCTTCTTATAGATGCAGTTCAGACAGCACGTGGCCAGCTCACACTCTCCATACCTGAACTGGATTCAGAGCAAACCTTCCAGACACACTTTAACCCTGGAAAGACCAAGAGCAACTTCACCATACTCATCAACACG gCCAGTCAGGTGAAACTATGGTGGCCAAATGGACATGGAGAACAACCGTTTTACCGTCTCACTATCAGAGGATTTCAGGAtgagtttttaattttcagCACAGAGTCTAAG GTGTATTTTCGCACCGTGGAGCTCATCCAGGAGCCAGTTGTTGGATCCCCGGGCTTGAGCTTTTATTTCCGTATCAACGGGAAACCAATTTTCCTCAAAGGCTCCAACTGGATCCCAGTCCACTCCTTCCAGGACCAGGTCACCCCTGATGT CTTAAAGAACTTGTTGCAATCAGCAGTAGATGCTAACATGAATGCCCTCAGGGTCTGGGGAGGAGGAGTGTATGAACAGGATCTCTTTTATGAAATTTGTGATGAATTGGGGATCATG GTTTGGCAGGACTTCATGTTCGCTTGTGCAATGTATCCCACTGAGACCGACTTTATACAGACAGTAAGAGAAGAGGTCGTCCAGCAG GTTCAGCGCCTGAAGTCCCACCCCTCTATAATAATTTGGAGCGGTAACAATGAAAACGAAGCTGCTCTGGCAACAGATTGGTTCGACATCCCAGCTTCTCAAAGGCCGAAATACATCAGAGACTATGTGATGCTTTATGTAGATAACATAAAGAAGGTTGTGCAAGAG GAGGACCCGAGTCGCCTGTTTCTCGTCTCCAGTCCAACGAACGGGGCTGAATCGGAGCAGGAGGGATGGGTGGCGGAGAATCCCTACGATCCTCACTACGGAGACGTTCACTTCTACAGCTACATCCTCGACTGCTGGGACTGGAGGACCTTCCCACGGACGCGTTTTGCCTCTGAATATGGTTTCCAGTCCTGGCCGTCATTTTCCACTTTGCAGCCG GTTTCCATTAAAGAAGACTGGAGCTACGGCAGTAATTTCACTTCCCATCGTCAACACCATGAAGATGGAAACCAGCAGATGATCCTGCAGGCTGCTCTACACTTCCACCTGCCAAACGCCACTGATCCCCTGAAAAGATTTACAGATACTCTCTACATCACTCAG GTCATGCAGGCCCAGTGTGTGAAGACTCAGACGGAGTTTTATCGGAGGAGTCGGAGTGAAATTATAGAGGGCGAAGGTCACACCATGGGTGCGCTGTACTGGCAGCTCAATGATATTTGGCAGGCGCCTTCCTGGTCGTCGATTG AGTTTGGTGGAAAGTGGAAAATGCTGCATTATTTTGCACAGAGCTTCTTTGCAGCCGTCCTTCCTGTTGCTTTTGAGGAAGATGACACACTGTTCATCTACGCCATTTCAGACCTGAGCCGTGACCTGAAGCTGAGGGCTGTG GTGAATGTGTTCTCCTGGACTGAGCTGGATCCAGTCTGCACGCTAAACTCAAGCATGCTGCTCGTGCCCGGAGGTAGTGCTGTGGCTGTCTTCAAACAGCCCGTCGCCACCCTGCTGGCAGGATGCGGAAACTGTACCCGTCTTACCTGCCTGCTCACCTTCCAACTGGAGGACGACAGCAGCCAGCAGGGTCCCACTAACCACCACTTTCTCTGCTCGCCCAAAGATGCTCAAGGACTCCGCAGACCCAACATTACG attatttacaaagaaaaaaaaaaagtaaatacaatTCCCCGTTCACCACTGGAACCACCATTTACCTTCACATCTTCTCAAGCTCTTGGTATTTCTCGTGTCCTTCCcccaggatcttag